Genomic DNA from Leptospira broomii serovar Hurstbridge str. 5399:
CTCGACTGCCCTTCTGACCGCGGATGCCGGATGGAAGAAAACGAACGAAGTATCGTTCAGATCGGTTAGGCGGATTTTTTTTCTTTTGAAAATCTCATGCTCTTTGGCTGCGACCGCGACGATTCTATCGGAAAGAAATTCCCTTTCCACCAACCCGGGTTCAGCCACGGGACCGGTAAGAATGCCTAAATCCGCTTCCCCTCTAAGTAAGGCTTCCTTAGTTTCTTGCGCGTCCCCTTCTCTAACCGACAATACGAGTCCAGGATTATCTATCATAATTTTCTTAAGTATTTTCGGCAAAATCCAAGCCGACACCGTTCCGCCGGCCGAGATCGAAAACGTTCCCGATAATTCCTTGCCCGGCTCCTTCATACCGTCTTTTAGCTCTTCCCAGAGAGTATTCATTTTATCGGCATAACCTAAAAAGATCTCCCCTTCGTGCGTAAGACTAATTTCTCTCGGTCCTCGTTCCATAAGCGGTTTTCCGATTTCCCGCTCGAGCAGGGCCATCTGCCTGGATAACGCAGGTTGGGTCAGGCCGAGCCCTTCCGCAGCCCTCTGAAAGGTTCCGATTTTGACGATTTCCAAGAAATATCGAATCTGCCTAAATTCCATAAAAACCTTACTCGCATAAGTATAACTTTTACTTATACTGTCAATAAATTCTATTTATTTGCATTATATTAAGAATATTGATACTCTACGGATGTCGGAGGAAAAAATGAACCCCAGAACCTTATACGATAAAATTTGGGAACAAC
This window encodes:
- a CDS encoding LysR family transcriptional regulator, with translation MEFRQIRYFLEIVKIGTFQRAAEGLGLTQPALSRQMALLEREIGKPLMERGPREISLTHEGEIFLGYADKMNTLWEELKDGMKEPGKELSGTFSISAGGTVSAWILPKILKKIMIDNPGLVLSVREGDAQETKEALLRGEADLGILTGPVAEPGLVEREFLSDRIVAVAAKEHEIFKRKKIRLTDLNDTSFVFFHPASAVRRAVEKKIRTLGKSFRPRISMELRSVESVIKSLEAGLGIGFLSEYSLNDRLRKIDLPELTAERKFFLCHRKFIRPGLSLLMEEIAAAASGFNTK